In Geotalea uraniireducens, one genomic interval encodes:
- a CDS encoding PSP1 domain-containing protein → MVKIVKVQFHIAGKLYDFGAGDLELKPGDRVIVETERGRSLATVVTPPREFENEHAPEGLKTIQRKADAADLESAARNATRERDAFEFCLRKISERNMEMKLVKVEYLFDGSKAIFYFTADGRIDFRELVKDLAHQFHTRIEMRQIGVRDESKMIGGIGICGRELCCSSFLRDFEPVSVKMAKEQNLALNPTKISGQCGRLLCCLGYEFETYCSLKKCLPKCGKRVRCGAVEGEVVKLNILEGTVAIRTDDDREMILKGADIKPDQIFDRPKQPRKDGGKEKEPKASPDGEATEKGGDEQQRNGHQHRDRRRDKQKKEKK, encoded by the coding sequence TTGGTCAAAATAGTCAAAGTTCAGTTTCACATCGCGGGAAAACTTTACGACTTCGGCGCCGGCGACCTCGAATTGAAGCCGGGCGACCGGGTGATCGTCGAAACCGAACGTGGCAGAAGCCTTGCCACAGTGGTGACGCCCCCCCGCGAATTCGAGAATGAACACGCCCCGGAAGGGCTGAAGACCATCCAGCGGAAAGCGGATGCGGCCGACCTCGAATCGGCGGCCCGCAACGCCACCAGAGAGCGTGATGCTTTCGAATTCTGCCTGCGCAAGATCAGCGAACGGAACATGGAGATGAAGCTGGTCAAGGTGGAATACCTGTTCGATGGGAGCAAGGCGATTTTCTACTTCACCGCCGACGGGCGGATCGACTTCCGCGAACTGGTCAAGGACCTGGCCCACCAGTTCCACACCCGGATCGAAATGCGCCAGATCGGTGTGCGCGACGAATCGAAGATGATCGGCGGCATCGGCATCTGCGGCCGGGAACTCTGCTGTTCGTCCTTCCTGCGCGACTTCGAACCGGTATCGGTGAAGATGGCCAAGGAACAGAACCTGGCCCTGAATCCGACCAAGATCTCCGGCCAGTGCGGCAGGCTGCTCTGCTGTCTCGGTTATGAATTCGAGACCTACTGCTCACTGAAAAAATGCCTCCCCAAGTGCGGTAAGCGGGTTCGCTGCGGCGCCGTCGAGGGAGAGGTCGTTAAGTTGAACATCCTGGAGGGGACGGTCGCCATCCGCACCGACGATGATCGGGAAATGATCCTGAAAGGCGCGGACATCAAACCCGACCAGATTTTCGACCGCCCCAAGCAACCGCGCAAGGATGGCGGCAAAGAGAAGGAACCGAAGGCTTCACCGGACGGGGAGGCTACCGAAAAAGGCGGCGACGAGCAACAGCGGAACGGGCACCAGCATCGCGACCGGCGCAGGGATAAACAGAAAAAGGAGAAGAAATGA
- the holB gene encoding DNA polymerase III subunit delta' has product MPFARILGQQVPIDVLRRALRSGKTAHAYLFEGVEGCGKKSTALAFIEALFCGTDDGCGSCPSCRKMGNRQHPDLHLVEPDGAFIKIDQIRELQREMNLRPVEAPVKACIIDDADRLNPAAANALLKTLEEPPGNALMILLTTNPARVLPTVRSRCQLLRFAPLPAPLIEEQLRAEGVEPDAARLAASLAGGSLSRAREREGDETDVSQRRVLLERLRALSLNDITPLFAAAEELAGDREQAINQLELLVTLFRDILLCQAGSDAIVNRDLSEILHEEAGRLPQNAIMERIAWVSEAQLALQRNANPRLTMDRLLMRLAA; this is encoded by the coding sequence ATGCCATTCGCCCGGATTCTCGGCCAACAGGTTCCGATCGATGTCCTGCGCCGCGCTCTCCGCTCCGGCAAGACAGCCCATGCCTACCTCTTCGAAGGAGTCGAGGGCTGCGGCAAGAAAAGTACCGCCCTGGCCTTTATCGAAGCGCTGTTCTGCGGTACGGACGACGGCTGTGGCAGCTGTCCATCCTGTCGCAAGATGGGGAACCGCCAACACCCCGATCTCCACCTGGTGGAACCCGATGGGGCATTCATCAAGATCGACCAGATCAGGGAGCTCCAGCGGGAAATGAACCTGCGCCCAGTGGAGGCGCCGGTCAAGGCCTGTATCATCGACGACGCCGACCGGCTCAACCCGGCAGCGGCCAATGCCCTGCTCAAGACCCTGGAGGAGCCGCCGGGAAACGCACTCATGATTCTATTGACCACCAATCCGGCTCGGGTCCTGCCGACCGTCCGCTCCCGCTGCCAGCTTCTCCGTTTCGCCCCCCTCCCCGCCCCCCTCATCGAGGAGCAGCTCCGCGCGGAAGGGGTCGAGCCGGACGCTGCCCGGTTGGCGGCTTCGCTGGCCGGCGGCAGCCTTTCCCGGGCGCGGGAACGAGAGGGCGATGAAACCGACGTCTCCCAGCGCCGGGTACTGCTCGAACGGCTGCGCGCCCTGTCGCTCAACGACATCACCCCCCTCTTCGCCGCGGCGGAAGAGCTGGCCGGGGACCGGGAGCAGGCGATCAATCAACTGGAACTGCTGGTGACGCTGTTTCGCGATATCCTGCTCTGCCAGGCGGGAAGCGACGCCATCGTCAACCGCGACCTGAGCGAGATTTTGCACGAAGAAGCGGGACGCCTGCCGCAAAACGCCATCATGGAACGAATCGCCTGGGTGAGCGAGGCCCAACTCGCGCTGCAGCGCAACGCCAATCCCCGCCTGACGATGGACCGGCTCCTGATGCGCCTGGCCGCCTAA
- the tmk gene encoding dTMP kinase, with protein sequence MGFFITFEGIEGCGKTTQLRRVATALEKQGFPVVVTREPGGCPIADAIRGILLDAANGAMVPTTELLLYAAARAQHVAEVIAPALAAGKIVLCDRFTDSTIAYQGYGRNLDRQMIQQLNALAVDTLKPNLTLLLDCPVKIGLGRAMQRIAMLEQNKEERFEQESLLFHERVRDGFLALAVAEPERFVVLDGSRTVEETETVVTEAIAARLPRS encoded by the coding sequence ATGGGCTTTTTCATAACGTTCGAGGGGATTGAGGGGTGCGGCAAGACGACCCAGCTCCGCCGGGTCGCAACCGCCCTTGAAAAGCAGGGCTTTCCGGTCGTGGTAACCCGCGAACCGGGCGGCTGCCCGATCGCCGATGCGATCAGGGGCATCCTGCTCGACGCGGCGAACGGCGCCATGGTGCCGACGACGGAACTGCTTCTCTATGCCGCCGCCCGGGCGCAGCATGTCGCCGAAGTAATCGCTCCGGCCCTCGCGGCCGGCAAGATCGTGCTCTGCGACCGGTTCACCGATTCGACCATTGCTTACCAGGGATACGGCCGCAACCTCGACCGGCAGATGATCCAACAGCTGAACGCGCTGGCAGTCGACACGCTCAAGCCGAACCTGACCCTGCTTCTCGACTGCCCGGTCAAGATCGGTCTCGGGCGGGCGATGCAGCGTATCGCCATGCTGGAACAGAATAAAGAGGAACGCTTCGAACAGGAATCGCTGCTGTTCCATGAACGGGTCCGGGACGGCTTTCTTGCGCTGGCAGTCGCCGAGCCGGAACGCTTTGTCGTCCTCGACGGCAGCCGCACCGTCGAGGAAACCGAAACCGTCGTTACGGAAGCCATCGCCGCCCGGCTTCCGCGGAGCTGA
- the rnc gene encoding ribonuclease III, translated as MNETGKKEADSSAADNSAGLEAVIGYRFANRPLLDEALTHRSFANEARGQGVADNERLEFFGDAVLGFCVGKLLLDRYPGRREGVLARMKAALVGEELLAELAATIGLGRFLRLGRGEERSGGRERKSLLANAYEALLAAVYLDGGLEPVERLVREAFGPRLADVASGVAGRDFKTEFQEYVQTLYGAPPVYILTATDGPPHERRFTVKAFVGNEPVGEGQGRSKKEAEQAAARAGLELLATSRRTAAE; from the coding sequence ATGAATGAAACCGGTAAGAAAGAGGCGGATAGTTCCGCGGCGGACAATTCGGCCGGGCTGGAAGCGGTGATCGGTTATCGCTTTGCCAATCGCCCGCTGCTGGACGAGGCGTTGACCCATCGCTCGTTTGCCAACGAGGCGCGGGGCCAGGGGGTCGCAGACAACGAGCGGCTCGAATTTTTCGGTGACGCGGTACTCGGCTTCTGTGTCGGCAAGCTTCTGCTCGACCGCTATCCCGGCCGGCGCGAGGGGGTGTTGGCCCGGATGAAGGCGGCGCTGGTCGGTGAAGAGCTGTTGGCCGAACTCGCCGCGACGATCGGTTTGGGACGCTTTCTCCGGCTTGGCCGGGGAGAGGAGCGGAGTGGCGGCCGGGAGCGAAAATCGCTCTTGGCCAACGCGTACGAGGCGCTCTTGGCTGCCGTCTATCTCGATGGCGGTCTGGAACCGGTCGAACGGCTGGTTCGGGAGGCGTTCGGACCCCGTCTGGCCGATGTCGCCTCCGGCGTAGCCGGCCGCGATTTCAAAACCGAATTCCAGGAGTATGTGCAGACATTGTACGGCGCACCGCCGGTTTACATCCTGACGGCCACCGACGGCCCTCCCCACGAGCGCCGCTTTACGGTCAAGGCTTTTGTCGGGAACGAGCCGGTTGGCGAGGGGCAGGGAAGGAGCAAGAAAGAAGCCGAGCAGGCCGCAGCCCGGGCCGGGCTTGAGCTGCTGGCGACCTCGCGGCGGACCGCTGCCGAATGA
- a CDS encoding elongator complex protein 3, with translation MRSPIVPFFIAHQGCPQRCIFCDQRAIAGSGGELPASGELLARIERYARSAALPLEIAFFGGTFTSLPREEQERLLAPLQPLRAAGTVGAIRVSTRPDALDPETVALLGGMGVTVVELGIQSMDDRVLAAAGRGHTAADVARAFTLLRAGGIAVGAQLMPGLPGDSADLALDSLQRVLALAPAMLRIYPTLVLAGTRLAERYREGSYIPLSLDEAVALCAAMLLECRKRGVPVIRLGLQATAELATPGRVLAGPWHPAFRQVVEGELWYALLERLTGGLVSGTAVAVNCPPGRVSDVVGQKRGNLDRLRVRRGIAVTRVTANNSLPPHGLAVVHPGGHLAGALF, from the coding sequence ATGAGATCGCCGATCGTTCCGTTTTTTATTGCCCATCAGGGCTGCCCCCAGCGCTGCATCTTCTGCGACCAGCGCGCCATTGCCGGTTCTGGTGGCGAACTGCCGGCTTCCGGCGAGCTGCTGGCCCGGATAGAACGGTATGCGCGCAGTGCCGCCCTGCCGCTCGAGATCGCCTTTTTCGGCGGTACCTTTACCAGTCTTCCCCGTGAGGAACAGGAACGTCTCCTGGCGCCACTGCAGCCGTTGCGGGCCGCCGGCACGGTGGGGGCGATCCGGGTATCGACCCGTCCCGACGCCCTTGACCCCGAAACGGTCGCGTTGCTCGGCGGGATGGGGGTTACGGTTGTCGAGCTGGGAATCCAGTCAATGGACGATCGGGTCCTGGCGGCTGCCGGCCGCGGTCACACGGCGGCGGATGTAGCGCGGGCCTTCACCCTGCTGCGTGCCGGGGGCATCGCTGTCGGCGCCCAGCTGATGCCGGGGCTGCCCGGCGATTCGGCCGACTTGGCGCTCGACTCGCTACAGCGGGTGCTGGCGCTGGCGCCGGCGATGCTCCGCATCTATCCCACGCTGGTTCTTGCCGGAACCCGGCTGGCGGAGCGTTACCGGGAGGGGAGCTATATCCCGCTCTCGCTCGACGAAGCCGTGGCGCTCTGCGCCGCCATGCTCCTCGAATGCCGGAAACGGGGGGTGCCGGTGATCCGGCTCGGCCTGCAGGCGACGGCGGAACTCGCCACGCCGGGAAGGGTGCTGGCCGGACCCTGGCATCCCGCTTTCCGACAGGTGGTGGAAGGCGAACTCTGGTACGCGCTCCTTGAGCGCTTGACCGGCGGCCTGGTTTCCGGTACCGCGGTGGCCGTAAACTGCCCCCCCGGCCGGGTTTCCGACGTGGTCGGCCAGAAGCGGGGCAATCTCGACCGGCTCAGGGTTCGGCGGGGGATTGCGGTGACACGGGTCACCGCCAACAATTCGCTTCCCCCCCATGGCCTGGCAGTCGTCCATCCCGGCGGGCATCTCGCCGGCGCGTTGTTTTAA
- the era gene encoding GTPase Era, whose amino-acid sequence MSASPFRSGFVALIGRPNVGKSTLLNSILGEKIVITSDKPQTTRNRIQGIHNLPDAQLIFIDTPGIHRAKSRLNKSMVDQALAAITEVDLILLLVEAQRPPGEQERELVGLLTGARVPVMLVMNKIDLVDKTAILDRIAAYRELYPFREIVPVCAERGEGVEMLVELVRAALPEGPVYFPDDIITDVPERFIAAEIIREKVFRLTRDEIPFSTAVEVDSFKEREDGSLISISATITVERDSQKGIIIGRQGTMLKRIGTEARRELERFLNSKVFLELFVRVRKDWSEDPKLLKDFGYL is encoded by the coding sequence GTGTCCGCTTCCCCTTTCCGTTCCGGTTTCGTGGCGCTGATCGGTCGGCCGAACGTCGGTAAATCGACGTTGCTCAACAGCATTCTCGGTGAAAAGATCGTTATCACCTCGGACAAGCCGCAGACCACCCGCAACCGGATCCAGGGAATCCATAATCTGCCCGACGCCCAGCTGATCTTTATCGACACGCCGGGGATCCATCGGGCGAAGTCGCGGCTTAACAAGTCGATGGTTGACCAGGCGCTTGCCGCTATCACGGAGGTGGATCTGATCCTGCTGCTGGTGGAGGCGCAGCGGCCGCCGGGCGAGCAGGAGCGGGAGCTCGTCGGGCTCCTTACCGGTGCCCGGGTACCGGTGATGCTGGTGATGAACAAGATCGACCTGGTCGACAAGACGGCCATTCTCGACCGGATTGCCGCCTACCGCGAGCTTTATCCCTTCCGGGAGATCGTTCCCGTGTGCGCCGAACGGGGGGAGGGGGTGGAAATGCTGGTGGAACTGGTGCGGGCGGCGCTGCCGGAAGGGCCGGTCTATTTCCCCGACGATATCATCACCGATGTGCCGGAGCGTTTCATTGCCGCGGAAATCATCCGCGAGAAGGTCTTCCGGTTGACCCGCGACGAGATTCCGTTCTCGACTGCCGTAGAGGTGGACAGCTTCAAAGAACGGGAGGACGGCAGCCTTATCTCGATTTCCGCGACGATTACCGTGGAACGGGATTCCCAGAAGGGGATCATCATCGGCCGCCAGGGGACGATGCTGAAGCGGATCGGGACGGAGGCGCGGCGGGAACTGGAACGGTTCCTGAACAGCAAGGTGTTCCTTGAGCTGTTTGTCCGGGTCCGCAAGGATTGGAGTGAGGATCCGAAACTGCTGAAAGATTTCGGTTACCTGTAA
- the der gene encoding ribosome biogenesis GTPase Der produces the protein MIPIVAIVGRPNVGKSTLFNRLVGRRKAIVDDLPGVTRDRNYETVTRFGRPFILIDTGGFEPASEDRLLQQMREQSQLAMEEADVIIFLMDGRAGLTPSDVEVVEMLRRVDKPVFFVVNKVDGEKLEVESAEFYTLGVDNIATISAEHNRGVNDLMDEVVAALPEGKKGAAEEDVTRIAVVGRPNVGKSSLVNRLLGYERVVANPTPGTTRDAIDTYFTCNKKRYLLIDTAGIRRKGKTTQKLEKYSVVDSLRSIERSDVVLIVISAEDGVTEQDERIAGYAYEAGRACIFVVNKWDALTKDNSTIGKFVDQIRTEFKYLPFAPILFVSALTGQRINKVVEEVDKVMAQYAKRVSTADLNRVFSEAVTSHHPPLSQGKRVKFYYATQVGTRPPTFVAFTNRPEGIHFSYERYLLNKLREAFDFSGTPLRLIFRGRERKAP, from the coding sequence ATGATTCCGATAGTAGCAATCGTCGGCCGTCCCAATGTCGGCAAGTCGACGTTATTCAACCGGCTGGTCGGCCGGCGCAAGGCGATCGTCGACGATCTGCCGGGGGTGACCCGCGACCGTAATTACGAGACGGTGACCCGCTTCGGCCGGCCGTTCATCCTGATCGACACTGGGGGCTTCGAGCCGGCCAGCGAAGACCGGCTGCTCCAGCAGATGCGGGAACAGTCACAGCTCGCCATGGAAGAAGCGGACGTTATCATCTTTCTGATGGATGGCCGCGCCGGCCTGACTCCTTCCGATGTGGAGGTGGTGGAGATGCTCCGCCGGGTCGATAAACCGGTCTTTTTCGTCGTCAACAAGGTCGACGGCGAGAAGCTGGAGGTTGAATCGGCCGAGTTTTATACGCTCGGCGTGGACAACATTGCCACGATCTCCGCCGAGCACAACCGCGGGGTCAACGACCTGATGGACGAGGTGGTGGCGGCGCTTCCCGAGGGGAAAAAGGGAGCTGCCGAGGAGGATGTGACCAGGATCGCGGTGGTCGGCCGGCCGAACGTCGGCAAGTCGTCGCTGGTCAACCGGTTGCTCGGCTACGAACGGGTGGTGGCCAATCCCACTCCCGGCACCACCCGCGATGCGATCGATACCTACTTTACCTGCAACAAGAAGCGGTACCTGCTGATCGATACCGCCGGCATCCGCCGGAAGGGGAAGACCACCCAGAAGCTGGAGAAATACAGCGTCGTCGACTCACTGCGCAGCATCGAGCGGTCCGACGTGGTGCTGATCGTCATCAGCGCCGAGGATGGGGTCACCGAGCAGGACGAGCGGATTGCCGGCTATGCGTACGAAGCGGGCCGGGCCTGTATCTTCGTCGTCAACAAGTGGGACGCGCTGACCAAGGATAATTCGACGATCGGCAAATTCGTCGACCAGATCCGGACCGAATTCAAGTATCTGCCGTTTGCGCCGATACTGTTTGTATCGGCGCTGACCGGCCAGCGGATCAACAAGGTGGTCGAAGAGGTCGACAAGGTGATGGCCCAGTATGCAAAACGAGTCTCGACCGCCGACCTCAACCGGGTCTTCTCTGAGGCGGTGACCAGCCATCATCCGCCGCTCTCGCAAGGGAAGCGGGTGAAATTCTACTATGCGACCCAGGTGGGGACCAGACCGCCAACATTCGTTGCCTTCACCAACCGGCCGGAGGGGATTCATTTTTCCTATGAACGGTACCTGCTCAACAAACTCCGGGAAGCCTTCGATTTTTCCGGCACCCCCCTCCGGCTCATCTTCCGGGGACGAGAGCGGAAAGCGCCGTAA
- a CDS encoding response regulator, which translates to MSLVGNLEDLGLGEILQIVSLSRKSGILRLHSRGRQGTIVFRLGQVIQATSSTHQDNLGEALIRKGAIDLATLRSALAYQDREGFRERLGSILCNHHDVPAEIVEEVVREQIESVVYSLFAWAEGTFDFELQENLEAVDAIRLDPMQFMLSQGLNPQFLAIEGSRIVDEQRHFDAQPSPVPPGSGQPEAGRHEPDVDEAFDLLQMSPPARAVLPEADVPLVLVDDDEDTLRELTVLLNRNGFRVFPFARSEDTLIQVDSLHRQGEQPLVVVDLIMPRMDGTGILGGMELLELLRSNFPTLRVLVVSDYHNLEAERRIGQMGYPFILKPRRAQLADYQELAAFAPLFLDNLATLMAGKAVPCPSDVVNLADELRLELGEDFAVMSERVEPSTGISLLRSMLSELNDPGLGGGITLLVLRFAAEFVNRAVIFVVKRDEIVGLGQFGIADREGSADEQVRQLRIPRDADSVFAEVLEAGHPAVIRPEQIFWNRYLFDKLGDGLPDEVFLGPIVSEGRVVAVLYGDNLPELKPICNTESLEIFLSQAGIAMEKALLARKLQENSREGL; encoded by the coding sequence ATGAGTCTTGTCGGTAATCTGGAAGACCTGGGTCTCGGAGAGATCCTTCAGATCGTCAGCCTGAGTCGCAAATCAGGAATTCTCCGCCTCCATAGCCGGGGTCGGCAGGGGACGATCGTTTTTCGCCTCGGCCAGGTGATCCAGGCAACTTCGAGCACTCATCAGGACAACCTTGGCGAAGCGCTGATCCGCAAGGGAGCGATCGATCTTGCCACCTTGCGGAGCGCCCTTGCCTACCAGGACCGGGAAGGGTTCCGGGAGCGGCTCGGCTCGATTCTCTGCAATCACCATGACGTTCCGGCGGAAATCGTCGAAGAGGTGGTCCGGGAGCAGATCGAAAGCGTCGTTTATTCGCTGTTTGCCTGGGCGGAAGGGACCTTCGACTTCGAACTCCAGGAAAATCTAGAGGCGGTCGACGCCATTCGTCTCGACCCAATGCAGTTCATGCTCAGCCAGGGGCTCAATCCGCAGTTCCTGGCCATTGAGGGGTCGCGGATCGTCGACGAGCAGCGGCACTTCGACGCCCAACCCTCGCCTGTTCCGCCCGGGAGCGGGCAGCCGGAAGCCGGTCGGCACGAGCCGGACGTAGACGAGGCCTTCGACCTGCTGCAAATGTCGCCACCCGCCCGGGCTGTCCTGCCGGAGGCCGATGTCCCGCTGGTGCTTGTGGATGATGACGAAGATACCCTGCGGGAGCTGACCGTGTTGTTGAACCGGAACGGTTTCCGGGTATTTCCCTTTGCGCGGAGCGAAGATACCCTGATCCAGGTGGACAGCCTCCATCGCCAGGGCGAACAGCCGCTGGTGGTGGTCGACCTGATCATGCCGCGGATGGACGGCACCGGCATCCTTGGCGGTATGGAACTGCTGGAATTGCTCCGGAGCAATTTCCCCACCCTGCGAGTGCTGGTCGTTTCCGACTACCACAATCTGGAGGCCGAGCGCCGAATCGGCCAGATGGGGTATCCCTTCATTCTGAAGCCGCGGCGCGCCCAATTGGCCGATTATCAGGAATTGGCGGCATTTGCACCGCTATTTCTCGACAATCTTGCCACATTGATGGCCGGCAAGGCGGTGCCCTGTCCCAGTGACGTCGTCAATCTGGCCGACGAACTGCGCCTGGAACTGGGCGAGGATTTCGCCGTGATGTCGGAACGGGTTGAGCCGAGCACCGGGATTTCACTCTTGCGCAGCATGCTCAGCGAACTCAACGATCCGGGGCTCGGTGGCGGCATTACGCTGCTGGTCCTTCGTTTCGCCGCCGAATTTGTCAACCGGGCGGTTATCTTCGTGGTCAAGCGCGACGAGATCGTCGGCCTGGGGCAGTTCGGCATTGCCGACCGCGAAGGTTCGGCGGATGAGCAGGTACGGCAGTTGCGAATCCCGCGCGATGCCGATTCCGTATTCGCCGAAGTGCTCGAAGCCGGTCATCCGGCAGTGATCCGGCCGGAACAGATTTTCTGGAACCGTTACCTGTTCGACAAGCTGGGCGATGGGCTGCCCGACGAGGTGTTCCTCGGTCCGATCGTCAGCGAGGGGCGGGTGGTTGCCGTGTTGTACGGCGACAATTTGCCGGAGCTGAAGCCCATCTGTAATACCGAGTCGTTGGAGATTTTTCTCTCCCAGGCCGGCATCGCCATGGAAAAGGCCTTGTTGGCGCGCAAACTGCAAGAAAACAGTCGAGAGGGATTGTGA
- a CDS encoding response regulator, translating into MKKILVAEDSATMRSLLVETVESLGGFQAIEAASGFEALRLLPREALDLIITDINMPDINGLELVSFVRQSDIYRHIPIFIVSTEGSQRDRDKGLALGANEYVVKPFDPRQLQELIVKYLP; encoded by the coding sequence GTGAAGAAAATCCTCGTTGCCGAAGATTCAGCCACCATGCGTTCGCTGCTGGTTGAAACCGTCGAGTCGCTCGGCGGTTTCCAGGCCATCGAGGCGGCCAGTGGTTTCGAGGCGCTGCGGCTGCTCCCCCGGGAAGCGCTGGATCTGATCATTACCGATATCAACATGCCCGACATCAACGGGCTCGAACTGGTCAGCTTTGTGCGGCAGAGCGATATTTACCGGCATATTCCCATCTTTATCGTCAGTACCGAGGGGAGCCAGCGTGATCGGGACAAGGGGCTGGCCCTTGGGGCGAATGAGTATGTGGTAAAGCCGTTTGACCCGCGCCAGTTGCAGGAACTGATCGTCAAGTATCTCCCCTGA
- a CDS encoding chemotaxis protein CheA gives MTNSHDASGRAVEDFLAEAEEIVDRLNADMVTLSDCADSGECDPDLLNAIFRGAHSLKGLAGMFGFTDIQGLAHNQENLLDALRLGKVALTGETMNVLFDAMELLATVVRGLGSNEDFSQPIADAAARLNACASATPVDAVSPLQKIGLPDKVINSLTEYEEHRLIENVKKRRTIYSIHASFNLMSFDQDLGEITDLLKTAGEVVSTLPSASATPESSIDFDILYGTDLDQSGVVALLDRESIDVHQFGAPLPEPAAGEVAPSPSAVPAVAAAGAPAVVGGDDQLSAKSMSQTVRVDIGKLDDLMNIVGELVLSHSTISALATRMRLEGFSSLAIELGKAAKGLERKLTELQKGVMEIRMIPVGQLFEKMARIVRKVSREQGKKVDLKMFGADTELDKLIIEDISDPMVHIIRNAIDHGLEPTDERVAAGKPERGTIRLSSYQKGNHVVIEVADDGRGFNIEKVKKKALEKGLIRTLEGVSDKDALDFIFLPGFSTADKVSELSGRGVGMDVVKNNIAAVSGMVDIESEFGKGSRIIITLPITLAIIKALLVSTAGRTYAIPITSVLETIIAEEQDILTVERKEVFQLRETTLPLVRLERFFDIDRRGELSENFYVVVVGVAEKRLGLVVDDLIGQQDIVIKSLGELFKGYRGISGAADLGDQRTILVLDVGGIIGEAFRSGV, from the coding sequence ATGACCAACTCACACGATGCGTCCGGCAGAGCTGTAGAAGACTTCCTGGCAGAAGCGGAAGAGATCGTCGATCGGCTTAACGCGGACATGGTGACGCTGAGCGACTGCGCTGACAGTGGCGAATGCGATCCCGATCTGCTCAATGCCATCTTCCGGGGAGCCCATTCCCTGAAGGGGCTTGCCGGCATGTTCGGCTTTACCGACATTCAGGGGCTTGCCCACAATCAGGAGAATCTCCTCGATGCCCTCCGTCTCGGCAAGGTTGCACTGACCGGCGAGACAATGAACGTGTTGTTCGATGCGATGGAGTTGCTGGCGACAGTTGTCCGGGGCCTCGGCAGCAACGAGGATTTTTCCCAGCCGATTGCTGATGCGGCGGCCCGCTTGAACGCCTGCGCATCAGCCACCCCCGTCGATGCCGTCTCGCCGCTGCAGAAAATCGGCCTCCCCGACAAGGTTATCAACTCCCTGACGGAATATGAAGAGCACCGCCTCATCGAGAATGTTAAAAAGCGGCGCACCATCTACTCCATCCATGCCTCATTCAACCTGATGTCCTTCGACCAGGATCTGGGGGAGATCACCGATCTCCTCAAAACGGCCGGCGAAGTCGTCAGCACCCTGCCAAGCGCCAGCGCCACCCCCGAATCCTCCATCGACTTCGATATCCTCTACGGCACCGACCTTGACCAGAGCGGAGTTGTCGCCCTGCTCGACCGGGAGAGCATCGACGTGCACCAGTTTGGTGCGCCGCTTCCCGAGCCCGCTGCTGGCGAAGTCGCGCCCTCGCCGTCAGCCGTGCCGGCCGTGGCTGCGGCAGGGGCGCCGGCGGTCGTCGGAGGAGATGATCAGCTCTCCGCCAAGAGCATGAGCCAGACCGTCCGCGTTGATATCGGCAAGCTGGACGACCTGATGAACATCGTCGGCGAACTGGTGCTTTCCCATTCGACCATCTCGGCGCTGGCGACCCGGATGCGGCTCGAAGGGTTTTCCTCGCTGGCCATCGAGCTGGGAAAAGCCGCCAAGGGACTGGAGCGGAAGCTGACCGAACTGCAGAAGGGGGTCATGGAAATCCGGATGATCCCGGTCGGCCAGCTGTTTGAGAAGATGGCCCGGATTGTCCGCAAGGTGTCGCGCGAGCAGGGGAAAAAGGTCGACCTGAAAATGTTCGGCGCCGATACGGAGCTGGACAAGCTGATCATCGAGGACATCTCCGACCCGATGGTCCATATCATTCGCAATGCCATCGATCACGGGCTGGAGCCCACCGACGAGCGGGTGGCCGCCGGTAAGCCGGAGCGGGGGACGATCCGCCTTTCCTCCTACCAGAAGGGGAATCACGTCGTCATCGAGGTGGCCGATGATGGCCGGGGATTCAATATCGAGAAGGTCAAGAAGAAGGCCCTGGAAAAAGGACTGATCAGGACCCTGGAAGGGGTGTCCGACAAAGATGCCCTCGATTTTATCTTCCTGCCCGGCTTTTCCACTGCCGACAAGGTGAGCGAACTGTCGGGGCGGGGCGTCGGGATGGACGTGGTCAAGAACAACATCGCTGCCGTTTCGGGGATGGTCGACATCGAGAGCGAATTCGGCAAGGGGAGTCGGATCATCATCACCCTGCCGATCACCCTGGCGATCATCAAGGCGCTGCTCGTCAGTACCGCCGGTCGGACATACGCCATTCCGATCACCTCGGTGCTGGAGACGATCATCGCCGAAGAACAGGATATCCTGACGGTCGAACGGAAAGAGGTCTTCCAGTTGCGCGAAACGACCCTGCCGCTCGTCAGGCTGGAACGGTTTTTCGATATCGACCGGCGCGGCGAGCTGTCGGAAAACTTCTACGTCGTTGTCGTCGGCGTGGCGGAGAAACGGCTCGGGCTGGTAGTCGACGATCTGATCGGCCAGCAGGATATCGTCATCAAGTCGCTGGGCGAGCTGTTCAAAGGTTACCGGGGCATCTCCGGCGCCGCTGACCTGGGCGACCAGCGGACCATTCTGGTGCTCGACGTGGGCGGGATCATCGGCGAGGCGTTTCGGAGCGGGGTGTAG